TACTAATCACTGTGCCAGAGATCAATTTTGAAGATGGGAGAAAAATGTGACCCAATGGAAGTGGGGCCTTGAGTTAGTTCTAGTTATGAATATATCTGCCTTCCACTTAGTAATGATTTAGGATGGTGAAtgaatttttgttctttttcaaTTGACGTTATAATGATAGAATCTCTTGTTGAAATCGGGATGACATATCTTGTGCAGACTGTTGTTTATATCTATTCATAATTTGGTTGTGAACTACTCTACTTGTGATAGTTAAGTGGTAGTTGAGGAAATTGGACTTGGTTTGATTACAATGAAACTTGTCTTgattaaaaattaatgatgtggAAGTGGGGTTATTTAGGCATAAATGTAGTTGTGCCTATTCTTGGAGTAGAGGCTTATGGTATTCTGACATTTTCGGGTCTATTTATGTTTTTTGGCACTGCATTGATTATGTTTGAGTTAGACTATTAAGTTCAATAGGTGGTTGAAGTTGGCTTTAGAAAGTTTTTGGAGAAAGATGAAAGAGGTGTGGAAAGAGCCTcttgcagaaatgcaaggtaaagCTACGTACAATGGACCCTTGTGATCCTACCCTTTCCCGGACCCTACACATAACGGAAGCTTAGTGCACTGGGCTGCCCTTTTTGAGTATTCAGCACCAACCTTGCTCTGCAAGTGCTTCAGTTTTATAGATCAAACACAAGTTGGTTACTTCCGCTGGAATGTAATATAACTAATTCATATCTGAAATGCAGATGGATCATTGACCCTCCACTAGATGTTACTGTCCCAGCAAAACGCACACCATGGCCGGATGCTCCTCCAGAGCTCCCTTCTGGTGAAAAGTTGGTCACTATGCAAGAGCAGACCGAGAAGCGCCCACCAAAAACACGATCAAGAAAGCGTAGTTCTCGGGGAAAGAGGAAGCACACCGCAAAGAAAATGGACGACCAACGTTCAACCAGGCAATCAGCGGAGAACTAGTAATAATCATCTGTGAATTCAGCAAGTTTAAAGATAGCGCTACTATCCTTTGTCTCGTAAATAGGAGAAGGCATTCTTACAATAGCAATTAAAATACATACTACCTGTCCTTTATTCAATTATATCTTTGTATTCTTTTCCACTTCTTTTCCCCCAAAATCTTCATCAATTTCTTTTCTATCCTATTTTTTTGGTCTTTAGTCTTTTGTGTAATTGAATTGTTGCTCAGTTAGAAGGGTGTTATTGTTGTCAAAGCTTTGTATTCATGGCTTGGAGTTTATATATGTAGATGACAACATCTagagatgagaaagtttgtgctCAAATCTTGTTCTTTTTCAAAATAGTATGTTTGATACCTTGAAATGATGCATATATGGTACTTACCTATTCAAAttccaagagttgaagtatCTTTATagataattcaaattaatttcatcGATGTTAAAGAATTATGCTTATTTTTGAATTGAAACAAGCTTTACACTATCAAGATAAAAGTATGGTCTTTTTGCTTATTCAAAACTTGCAGTACATCATGATAATGCATACTTCGGTAGTATATAAACgtgaatttaagttatatacattgATAATGTAAAGATTTTCTACACTATCAACAAATTTTAACCCGTGATAGCATATTAGTAAAAGACGAAGATTTTCTACACTATCAACAAATTTTAACCCGACAGTCAAGActaataagtcaaaaaaaaaaaacaggactaagaagtcatttgatgatttacaagctcaagaaatcatcttGATCAAGGCAAAGATCCATATAAAAACTCTCCTACAGTACACATGGTATATAATAAGCTGTTTTTTCGatacttttttttctcttaaacgTTAACAGCTAAAGAATCGTAAATGAGCATAAGCATTTACATATGAACTGGCTGGAAACCGATGTCTATAGATTTGTTCACAGCATCGAGCACGAGCTGAGTGATTCTGCTAGTACGAGGCCATTTGCTCTCAGGTTTGCTTCTAGAAACTTTAATGGCCTTAACCAGGCGAGCAAATTCTTGAATCATACAAGCCTCTTGTGGTAACTGAGAAGTTACTTCAACTACCTGAGGTTTCATGTTCCATCCGATATGAAGATCCACAAACTGAGCACCAGACGTGAAATTGAACGAAGCAGAGTCCTCTTCAAATGGGATAATGAAGTCATAGAGATAACATGTCCCGTTAGATCCATAAACTCGTAAGTCCATTGTCTCGTGTGAAACGAAAGAGCAGTAAAATGTAGCAACAGTTTCCTCTTTTTCCCAATACAAGGAGGCACCACATGTCAAGATAACTCCAGCTGAGTTTCTTGCAACATTAGGCAGTGCAGTCACAGTTGTTGGAAGAGTTTGGTTCATAGCCCACAATATCGCTCCAATGCAGTACCAGCCAGCATCTCCCAGTGCCCCGAGGGCATCCAAGTCTGGTTTTACTCTGATGTTATTTTCAAGAAATTCCTGGCCCGGTGAATATGATGATGAGCTGTGGATCTTACCAAAAAAAAGAGCACTTGTATAGGTTAGTTAGACAATCATCAGTAACATTTTTGGAACAAAATCTAAACATATCAAAATGCATTAATCAAAATATTCAGAATTGCCACTGACCTTTTAATCGTCAAACTACATAAAGAAACAAATGGTGAATTTTAGAATAAGCTGGTGGCTTATCTATGTGATTCGCCATGCTTGTCTGCGCCTATCTGCTGATTCTATTGCGTTCCAGTTTAGCAAAATTTTTAAGTTAGTACAAATCACTACAGTTTGCCTTTTGGTGAAATTACGTGAGAGATAGAACATCTTGGTGGATTCCAGTCCCTTGGAGGACAGAATAGCAGTTCCTAGTGACTAGGAGTGGAGGGCCGGTTGCATATTGTTTTTCTTTGATCGGCCTATCTTCATTCCGTCCAGTCCTAACAGGAACTAGTctccataaattaataataGGGGCTATTGTATTCCACAATTTGGTCATGTCCTATTGTTCAGGCATGGTTAAATGTTTGTCTACAATATAAGCACAATTAGGCATTTAATCCCTAACAATCAATCCCGAACTTAAGCCACTGTGGTATACTACTACAAACATGGAGCATAACGTCGTttcaaatttatgaaatttaattaCCATAAACTTCTCCAGATAGATGTACCAAACATCTAAAGACTTTAAGCACAAAGGGGATCTTCAAATACTAGTAAGTTTTCTTGATAAGTCATGTTAAACTAGACTAAATTGTTTTCCTTTTACGATGCTCAATCAGTCCTTCAGAACATCAATATATCAAAAACGATGGGATCAATAAATGGAAGTGGTCTATAATGCTCTACTATACCAAATTTAGTCAGTTTACCCTTCATTACACATGAAGTCCACCCAATCCACGCTAAAGCTCAAATACGAgacaaatatttttgataacAGGGAAACCCCTGAGGTCCAATAGTGTACAGTTCGAACACAATGGATAATATGACCACTCCTCTACCATTCTCTACTTAAATACTAGGCTTTGGTCTGTAGCAAGGTTTGAACTTGTGACAAATGCCTAACTCACATCAGAGGCTGTGCTCTTAGATCAAAGTTTGGGGGATAAACACCCCCCAAATACAAGACAATTTGTTACACCAAATACGAGACAATTTGCTAATCATACAAGCTGAGCTCTTACCACTAGACCAAAGCTTAAGGGGCCAAATACCCAAATAAAAGACAATTTGTTAACCGTACATGCTAAGCTCTTACCACTACCCCAAAGCTCAGGGTCCAAATTTGCTAACGATACGAGCTGAGCTCTTACCACTAGAACAAAGCTCGGGGCCAATGCCAAATACCCCAAATATGAGACAAATTGCCAACGGTATGGATATGAATTATACTGAAGTATAACAGAGTTAAGACTAAGATATAGCAAAATTGTAAAACTTTGAACATTTTACTATAATAAGAGTAGGCATTATACGTAAACAGACATTCAAACTTAACCTCAACTAGCAACTAAACAATCCAACTTAGAGATTCCACATCCTAGACATCTCAACTCGTTTCCAACATCAGTTGAACACTCCAACTTTATGTGTCATGTCAGCATTGGGTGTCCATGAGACACCATGGGGACGAGTTAGAGTGTTCAATTTTTTGTCGAAACCAAGGTGTCTAGATATGCACTCTCAAAAGTGGAAATACTTGCTAACTGAGGCCAAGTTTGCGTGTCTATTTACCTATTATGTCATAAAAGTACCCTCTAAAACTTACAGCTTTGACTTGTCCAAATAGCTTAGAATCAAGAATCATCTCCTTCATTTTCACAGTTCTTGGATGATGATACCACATACTAGCATCCATAAACTGAACCCCATTTTCCTCACAAGCATCAAGAATCTTATCCAACTCTTCAACATTCAAAGCAGTAGGTTTTTCCAACAACAAATGTTTCTTTTTTCCAGCAGCTAAAATTGCCCAATGAAGGTGAAAACTAGTGGGTAATGGCATATACACAGCATCAACAAAAGGGTCATCAAGAATTTCACTGTAATTTCCATAAATCTTCAAAGAATCAGAAAACAAATTGTTCTTGATTGCAAAGTTGTGAGCTTTTTCAATTGAACGACTTGCCAGGGCATAAAGGGTAGAATTTGGGGATAAATTAATAgctcttgatatttttcttgcAATTTCTGCACATCCTATGATGCCAAAACGAATTGGAGTTTCATCATTTGAcatctttgatttttttttgatgaatctTGATTATAGTGGAGATAGATATAGctgagaaaaaaataggtggCATAAGGTATAGACACAAAACAAAGTTCATTTACAGGCATTGTGGTTGAGTGGATGAGGCTGTCTTTTCATAACTAAATATCTCGATTTTAAATTTtgactataaaaaaaattcttaatagAAGCGTTTTCTTTAATCAGGTCTTAGCGCGAATTTAAAGTAATCGGCTCCATTGCGGGTACCACAACAAAACCAAAAAAGAGTTCATTTACCTATTCAAAAACttacttttgatttttattttatgttacattcattttaatttatttggcaCAGTTAAAATTTTCATAGTCAATCATGTTTTCTTTACTTAAAttttttatacaatttttaaattattaattattgtgatttataatatatttttttacgtacttttcaaatttatttcaaaaagttTAAAGATTTTATATCAGAATTTCTGatcaaaaatgatatttgaattcaagattaaagtttaaaaatttgaatttcaaaatttcaattatactacataaattgagacaggaGTAATATATATCTTTGTTTTGAATAGATCAAAGTGCAAAATTGGACTATTTTCCCTTGTTTTGAAGTGAtcattagtaaaaaaaaaaggtattttAAAGCTATTTTACTCAGTTGAAAGGCATATTTGAGCCccaaaataacataagtaaacgGATTCATTTTAAATAATTGAGAAATATATTTGACCATTTTCCCTTCTTTTAAAAGTCAATGTAATTT
This Solanum dulcamara chromosome 1, daSolDulc1.2, whole genome shotgun sequence DNA region includes the following protein-coding sequences:
- the LOC129896389 gene encoding uncharacterized oxidoreductase At4g09670-like, with the translated sequence MSNDETPIRFGIIGCAEIARKISRAINLSPNSTLYALASRSIEKAHNFAIKNNLFSDSLKIYGNYSEILDDPFVDAVYMPLPTSFHLHWAILAAGKKKHLLLEKPTALNVEELDKILDACEENGVQFMDASMWYHHPRTVKMKEMILDSKLFGQVKAIHSSSSYSPGQEFLENNIRVKPDLDALGALGDAGWYCIGAILWAMNQTLPTTVTALPNVARNSAGVILTCGASLYWEKEETVATFYCSFVSHETMDLRVYGSNGTCYLYDFIIPFEEDSASFNFTSGAQFVDLHIGWNMKPQVVEVTSQLPQEACMIQEFARLVKAIKVSRSKPESKWPRTSRITQLVLDAVNKSIDIGFQPVHM